In Acidobacteriota bacterium, the following are encoded in one genomic region:
- a CDS encoding PEP-CTERM sorting domain-containing protein (PEP-CTERM proteins occur, often in large numbers, in the proteomes of bacteria that also encode an exosortase, a predicted intramembrane cysteine proteinase. The presence of a PEP-CTERM domain at a protein's C-terminus predicts cleavage within the sorting domain, followed by covalent anchoring to some some component of the (usually Gram-negative) cell surface. Many PEP-CTERM proteins exhibit an unusual sequence composition that includes large numbers of potential glycosylation sites. Expression of one such protein has been shown restore the ability of a bacterium to form floc, a type of biofilm.): MVQTEVCFRVDRRTAVLSPTVDFSNVSRRGRVGVDLVTRIAVTRTKPMSRRVLALAFFVTVGTLLPVARAEAVPCLDFSSPTCMPVAQFEWAEVDIFGFGDPDFFEPVLTLINISDTDPAFAAFADDLTDIVVWVDIGGGLVDLATLGSFPLVLAAGFQTDTALISLVGLQSAAVDFIFRGVTFSSALTAMTLTGDGAVRIGFETAPPASVPEPTALLLMGLGVGGAMLRRRRQPTS; this comes from the coding sequence ATGGTTCAGACTGAAGTCTGCTTCAGGGTTGACCGAAGGACAGCGGTCCTCAGCCCGACGGTAGATTTTTCGAACGTTTCTCGCCGCGGTCGGGTTGGCGTTGATCTTGTAACGCGAATCGCGGTGACCAGGACCAAGCCCATGAGTCGACGTGTTCTCGCCCTCGCCTTCTTCGTGACGGTCGGCACCCTGCTGCCCGTGGCGCGAGCGGAGGCCGTCCCGTGCCTCGACTTCAGCTCGCCGACCTGCATGCCGGTCGCGCAGTTCGAGTGGGCTGAGGTCGACATCTTCGGCTTCGGAGACCCGGACTTCTTCGAGCCGGTGTTGACGCTGATCAACATCAGCGATACCGACCCGGCGTTTGCGGCGTTTGCCGACGACCTCACCGACATCGTTGTGTGGGTGGATATCGGCGGCGGCCTCGTCGACCTGGCGACCCTTGGTTCCTTTCCGTTGGTGCTTGCGGCCGGGTTCCAGACGGACACCGCACTCATCTCCCTGGTGGGGCTCCAATCCGCCGCGGTCGACTTCATCTTCCGTGGCGTGACGTTCTCTTCAGCCCTGACCGCGATGACGTTGACTGGCGACGGCGCCGTCCGCATTGGTTTCGAGACGGCACCACCGGCCTCGGTGCCCGAGCCGACGGCTCTGCTCCTGATGGGGCTCGGCGTCGGTGGCGCGATGCTCCGGCGGCGGCGCCAACCGACGTCGTGA
- a CDS encoding CHAT domain-containing protein, producing the protein MPELRLRARLVFAVALAVAPVVTAAAQPAATFDECDALVRRAPREPASYRCYNFVTRDGRGTLHEAIARLTSYTLLDPENAPAWLALGQAHDRDGRRPEAEAAYGHAIAAYDRRGDAYGRVLARTSLASLLQRADREDDSETPLDEAQAIASVDGRSELTVRTAVSKAWLAYRRLDYGGALRLLDAVAGGLDAVPYDAHSDWLSARAATLWALGQHPDAKALYLRQADLLHASGDFHEEAIARVNVLLFVSGDEKVRLAQEALHLARRAGNRRAEASAHYYLAEATPGEESRAHARRAIEINVAIGHPEGLLRARRVLAFRTLDVDPEQAFTLIDASIDDARRSGDANELVRQWVLRTSMRWRVGPREQAIADAQTTLGLIEALRNLQPETDIRAMRFAQWRGQYYLLAGRLLAGELREHADPEAIARDRQLAFETIERLRARSLLDRLDAAAATGQLLSDDPLHAERRDVLARLARANRELADRRLSDDARRERLAARDALEREEARLSAELTRRDPVFASTVEPHLASIEALRRALAPDEAIVVLHLVSNLWDVQRQPIGAWGWAITRTQVEVRPLPDVRYLSSAVDLFLGLLERRDGSEAIASTGIYRDYLAPLVESLPDGITKLVVVPDDALHRVPLDVLRATADGEPLGVRFQISLAPSASVWLRWRQQPFDLAAEPVLALADPAFSGRDEAVVAALERASGTGVPVGQLPYARVEARALARQAGRGSRVLDGARASEHFVKTGGIDRYRILHLAAHALVDEEQPARTAVLLAPGSETEDGLLQLREVVGLGLGGRVVVLSACRSASGRFIPGEGLMGLAHGFFQAGARAVVANLWPVRDAEAADIVQRLYFHLGRGESLGAAVAAARRELMLAGRPAAAWSGLVVIGDAEVVPIPGGAAPAWPWWGGVVVALVGVSAGGWWWERHRRSREVAS; encoded by the coding sequence ATGCCCGAGCTGCGGTTGCGCGCCCGCCTCGTGTTCGCCGTGGCCTTGGCGGTGGCGCCGGTCGTGACCGCCGCGGCGCAGCCAGCGGCGACCTTCGACGAGTGCGATGCGCTCGTCAGACGTGCGCCGCGCGAGCCGGCCTCGTACCGCTGCTACAACTTCGTGACCCGTGACGGCCGGGGCACGCTGCACGAGGCCATCGCGAGGCTGACGAGCTATACACTGCTCGACCCCGAGAACGCGCCCGCGTGGCTCGCCCTCGGCCAGGCGCACGACCGGGACGGCCGGCGTCCCGAAGCCGAGGCGGCCTACGGGCACGCCATCGCGGCCTACGACCGCCGGGGCGATGCCTACGGCCGGGTGCTGGCGCGGACGTCGCTGGCGTCGCTGCTGCAGCGCGCCGATCGCGAAGACGATTCCGAGACGCCGCTCGACGAGGCGCAGGCGATTGCCTCGGTGGACGGACGCTCCGAGTTGACCGTCCGCACGGCGGTGTCGAAGGCGTGGCTCGCATACCGCCGGCTCGACTACGGCGGCGCACTGCGGCTGCTCGACGCTGTGGCCGGCGGTCTGGACGCCGTGCCGTACGACGCGCACTCCGACTGGCTGAGCGCACGCGCGGCCACGCTCTGGGCGCTCGGCCAGCACCCCGACGCGAAGGCGCTCTACCTCCGGCAGGCCGACCTCCTGCACGCCAGCGGCGACTTCCACGAAGAGGCCATCGCCCGCGTCAACGTGCTCTTGTTCGTCTCCGGAGACGAGAAGGTGCGCCTGGCACAGGAGGCGCTGCACCTGGCGAGGCGCGCCGGCAACCGGCGGGCCGAGGCGTCGGCGCACTACTACCTCGCCGAAGCGACGCCAGGCGAGGAGTCGCGCGCCCACGCGCGGCGCGCCATCGAGATCAACGTGGCCATCGGCCATCCCGAGGGCCTGCTGCGCGCGAGGCGCGTGCTGGCCTTCCGCACGCTCGACGTCGATCCGGAGCAGGCGTTCACATTGATCGATGCGTCGATCGACGACGCGCGGCGCAGCGGCGACGCCAACGAGCTGGTGCGCCAGTGGGTGCTGCGGACGTCGATGCGCTGGCGCGTCGGTCCCCGCGAACAGGCGATTGCCGACGCGCAGACCACGCTCGGCCTGATCGAGGCGCTCCGCAACCTCCAGCCCGAGACCGACATTCGGGCGATGCGGTTCGCCCAGTGGCGAGGCCAGTACTATCTGCTCGCGGGCCGCCTGCTGGCGGGCGAGCTGCGTGAACACGCCGACCCCGAGGCCATCGCGCGCGACCGGCAGCTCGCCTTCGAGACGATCGAGCGGCTGCGCGCGCGGTCGCTGCTCGACCGGCTCGACGCCGCCGCGGCCACCGGCCAGTTGCTGTCGGACGACCCGCTGCACGCCGAACGGCGCGATGTCCTCGCCCGACTCGCCCGCGCCAACCGCGAGCTCGCCGACCGCAGACTGTCCGACGACGCGCGCCGGGAACGGCTCGCGGCGCGCGACGCGCTGGAACGAGAAGAGGCGCGCCTCTCCGCGGAACTCACCCGGCGCGACCCCGTGTTCGCTTCGACCGTCGAGCCGCACCTGGCGTCGATCGAGGCGCTTCGCCGGGCGCTGGCGCCCGACGAGGCGATCGTCGTCCTCCACCTCGTCAGCAACCTGTGGGATGTCCAGCGTCAGCCCATCGGCGCCTGGGGCTGGGCCATCACCCGCACGCAGGTCGAGGTGCGACCGCTGCCCGACGTTCGCTACCTCAGCTCGGCGGTCGACCTGTTCCTGGGATTGCTCGAACGGCGCGACGGGTCGGAGGCCATCGCCTCGACGGGAATCTACCGCGACTACCTCGCGCCACTCGTCGAATCGCTGCCCGACGGCATCACGAAGCTCGTTGTCGTGCCCGACGATGCGCTCCACCGCGTGCCGCTCGACGTGCTGCGCGCCACCGCCGATGGCGAGCCGCTCGGCGTGCGATTCCAGATCTCGCTCGCGCCGTCGGCCTCGGTGTGGCTCAGGTGGCGGCAGCAGCCGTTCGACCTCGCGGCCGAGCCGGTGCTGGCACTGGCCGACCCGGCGTTCTCTGGCCGCGACGAGGCCGTCGTCGCCGCCCTCGAGCGCGCGTCCGGCACCGGCGTGCCGGTCGGCCAGCTGCCCTACGCGCGGGTCGAAGCGCGGGCGCTCGCGCGTCAGGCCGGGCGCGGCAGCCGCGTGCTCGACGGGGCCCGCGCGAGCGAGCACTTCGTGAAGACCGGGGGCATCGACCGGTATCGCATCCTCCACCTCGCGGCCCACGCGCTCGTCGACGAGGAGCAGCCGGCGCGCACGGCCGTGCTGCTCGCGCCGGGCAGCGAGACCGAAGATGGCCTGCTGCAGCTGCGCGAGGTCGTCGGCCTTGGTCTCGGTGGGCGCGTCGTCGTCCTGTCGGCGTGCCGCAGTGCGTCGGGCCGGTTCATTCCCGGAGAGGGCCTCATGGGCCTGGCGCACGGCTTCTTCCAGGCAGGTGCGCGCGCGGTGGTGGCCAACCTGTGGCCCGTGCGCGATGCGGAGGCGGCCGACATCGTGCAGCGGCTCTACTTTCACCTGGGACGAGGCGAGAGCCTGGGGGCCGCCGTGGCGGCTGCGCGACGCGAGTTGATGCTGGCCGGGCGGCCGGCCGCCGCCTGGTCCGGCCTCGTCGTCATCGGCGATGCCGAGGTCGTGCCGATTCCCGGCGGCGCCGCGCCGGCGTGGCCGTGGTGGGGCGGGGTCGTCGTTGCGCTCGTGGGTGTGTCGGCCGGAGGCTGGTGGTGGGAACGGCACCGGCGCAGCCGGGAGGTGGCGTCGTGA